The following coding sequences are from one Alosa alosa isolate M-15738 ecotype Scorff River chromosome 13, AALO_Geno_1.1, whole genome shotgun sequence window:
- the ctps1b gene encoding CTP synthase 1b: protein MKYILVTGGVISGIGKGIIASSVGTILKSCGLHVTAIKIDPYINIDAGTFSPYEHGEVFVLDDGGEVDLDLGNYERFLDIRLTKDNNLTTGKIYQSVINKERRGDYLGKTVQVVPHITDAIQEWVMKQAKVSVDDDGVEPQVCVIELGGTVGDIESMPFIEAFRQFQFKVKRENFCNIHVSLVPQPSATGEQKSKPTQNSVRELRGLGLSPDLIVCRCSTVLDTAVKEKISMFCHVEPEQVICVHDVSSIYRVPLLLEDQGVMGYFCTRLNLHVDMRPRRMLTKWKEMSDRSDRLLEHCSIALVGKYTKFTDSYASVIKALEHSALAISHKLEVKYIDSADLEATTLQEEPVKYHEAWQKLCSADGVLVPGGFGVRGTEGKVQAISWARKQKKPFLGVCLGMQLAVCEFARNVLGWQDANSTEFDPDSKHPVVIDMPEHNPGEMGGTMRLGKRRTIFKSNTSVLRKLYGDADYVDERHRHRFEVNPDLKHHFEERGLHFVGQDVEGERMEVIELEDHAYFVGVQYHPEFTSRPIKPSPPYFGLLLAAVGKLQSYLQKGCRLSPRDTYSDRSGSSSPDSEISELRFTS, encoded by the exons ATGAAGTACATACTGGTTACAGGGGGTGTCATCTCTGGCATCGGAAAAGGAATTATTGCCAGTAGCGTGGGCACAATTCTGAAATCCTGTGGCCTTCATGTCACTGCAATTAAAATTGACCCCTACATCAATATTGATGCTGGCACCTTCTCACCTTATGAGCATG GGGAGGTGTTTGTACTGGATGATGGTGGCGAAGTGGACCTAGACTTGGGGAACTACGAGCGCTTTCTAGACATCAGACTCACCAAAGACAACAATCTCACCACAGGAAAGATCTACCAGTCTGTCATTaacaaagagagaaggggagattaTCTAGGGAAAACCGTCCAAG TGGTGCCTCACATCACCGATGCCATTCAGGAGTGGGTCATGAAGCAAGCTAAAGTATCTGTAGATGATGATGGCGTAGAGCCCCAAGTCTGTGTCATTGAG CTGGGAGGGACTGTAGGAGACATTGAGAGCATGCCTTTCATCGAAGCCTTCAGGCAGTTCCAGTTTAAAGTCAAGAGGGAGAACTTCTGCAACATCCATGTCAGCCTTGTCCCACAG CCTAGTGCTACTGGAGAGCAGAAGAGCAAGCCCACGCAGAACAGCGTACGGGAGCTGCGAGGCTTGGGCCTGTCCCCCGACCTG ATTGTGTGCCGGTGTTCCACAGTGCTGGACACTGCTGTCAAAGAGAAGATCTCCATGTTCTGCCATGTGGAGCCAGAGCAG GTGATCTGTGTGCACGACGTGTCGTCCATCTACAGGGTGCCCTTGCTGCTGGAGGATCAGGGCGTGATGGGTTACTTCTGCACCCGCCTCAACCTGCATGTGGACATGCGGCCGCGCCGGATGCTCACCAAGTGGAAAGAGATGTCCGACAG GTCAGACCGCCTCCTGGAGCACTGCTCCATCGCCCTGGTGGGGAAGTACACCAAGTTCACCGACTCCTACGCCTCTGTCATCAAAGCCCTGGAGCACTCTGCTCTTGCCATCAGCCACAAGCTGGAGGTCAAG TACATCGACTCTGCAGACCTGGAGGCCACGACTCTACAGGAGGAGCCGGTAAAATACCACGAGGCGTGGCAGAAACTCTGCAgtgcaga CGGGGTCCTAGTGCCTGGTGGGTTTGGTGTACGTGGAACAGAGGGAAAGGTGCAAGCCATCAGCTGGGCTAGGAAACAGAAAAAGCCCTTTTTAG GTGTTTGCTTGGGCATGCAGCTGGCCGTGTGCGAGTTTGCCAGGAATGTTCTTGGCTGGCAAG ATGCCAACTCCACTGAATTTGACCCAGACAGCAAACATCCGGTG GTGATTGACATGCCCGAGCACAACCCTGGCGAAATGGGTGGGACCATGAGACTGGGCAAGAGGAGAACCATCTTCAAATCCAACACTAGTGTTTTAA GAAAACTATATGGAGATGCAGACTATGTTGATGAAAGGCACAGACATCGCTTTGAG GTCAATCCAGACCTGAAGCACCACTTTGAGGAAAGAGGACTGCATTTTGTTGGGCAAGACGTGGAGGGTGAAAGAATGGAGGTGATTGAGCTAGAAG ACCACGCATACTTTGTGGGAGTGCAGTACCATCCAGAGTTCACGTCCCGTCCCATCAAGCCCTCGCCCCCATACTTTGGCCTGCTCCTGGCTGCCGTGGGGAAACTGCAGAGCTACCTGCAGAAGGGATGCCGTCTGTCCCCAAG GGACACGTACAGTGATCGCAGTGGCAGCAgttcgccagactcagagatcTCTGAGCTCAGGTTCACCTCGTAA